A genomic segment from Pseudodesulfovibrio alkaliphilus encodes:
- the phnC gene encoding phosphonate ABC transporter ATP-binding protein: protein MKSIDLSANRGKVAIRANNLCKVYPNGTVALKDVGLTVRESDFIVVVGLSGAGKSTMLRCLNRLIRPTSGELSLFGDDITTVNGTKLKQVRRRVGMIFQQFNLIRRLSVLENVLVGRLRFNAGLARSCCTMLRHFSRSEKEFAFECLKQVGIADLAYRRADALSGGQQQRVAIARSLAQEPEVFLADEPIASLDPRSAETVMQILARIHEERGIPVLVNLHHIDFAKRYGKRILGMSKGEIILDGTTRDLDCENVCRIYGDKAEEALEELSAA, encoded by the coding sequence ATGAAATCAATCGACCTGAGCGCGAACAGGGGCAAGGTGGCCATCAGGGCCAATAACCTATGCAAGGTCTATCCAAACGGCACGGTCGCCCTCAAGGACGTTGGGCTGACTGTCCGAGAGTCTGACTTCATCGTGGTCGTCGGCCTGTCAGGCGCAGGCAAGTCCACCATGCTGCGCTGTCTCAACAGGCTCATCAGGCCAACCAGCGGCGAGTTGAGCCTGTTTGGCGACGACATCACCACGGTCAACGGAACCAAGCTGAAGCAGGTGCGCCGCAGGGTGGGCATGATCTTCCAACAGTTCAACCTCATCAGGAGGCTGAGTGTGCTGGAAAACGTCCTGGTTGGGCGGCTGCGGTTCAATGCCGGGCTGGCAAGGAGCTGCTGCACCATGCTCCGCCACTTTTCCCGCAGCGAGAAGGAATTCGCCTTCGAGTGCCTCAAGCAGGTCGGCATTGCCGACCTCGCCTACCGGCGTGCTGATGCCTTGTCCGGCGGCCAGCAGCAGCGCGTGGCCATCGCCCGCTCCCTGGCCCAGGAACCCGAAGTCTTCCTGGCCGACGAACCCATCGCCAGCCTCGACCCTCGCAGCGCCGAAACCGTGATGCAGATCCTCGCACGAATCCACGAGGAACGCGGCATCCCGGTCCTGGTCAACCTGCACCACATCGATTTCGCCAAGCGCTACGGCAAGCGCATCCTGGGCATGTCCAAGGGCGAGATCATCCTCGACGGCACCACCCGCGACCTGGATTGCGAAAACGTGTGCCGCATCTACGGCGACAAGGCGGAAGAAGCCCTGGAAGAGCTTTCCGCTGCCTAG
- a CDS encoding alpha-D-ribose 1-methylphosphonate 5-triphosphate diphosphatase, with translation MDIVIKNARIVTRDGIVAGAVRVVDGIIASVDPGPSMVAEAMDFDGDYLLPGFVELHTDNLEQELEPRPGVFWPDTLSSVLAHDAKMVGAGITTVLDAVSLGEYHDGPKRTAILDMSLRALRKARSAGVLKADHKLHLRCEYSDPKVLDMFMPHLDDDVLMLVSLMDHTPGQRQFTDTDKYRQYYKKGWSDEEFAEISDRLVATQWACAAENRRAIVELCRQRGIPLASHDDTTAGHIEEAVRENIAISEFPTTRLAAELARKAGISIVMGGPNVVRGGSHSGNVAAHDLAAEGLLDILSSDYVPGSLVCAAFALHRRQGIALPEAVAMISLNPATVIGLGDRGEIAPGKRADLVRVREIEGVPAVLQTWAGGTAKPFGIMKKNAA, from the coding sequence ATGGATATTGTCATCAAAAACGCCCGTATCGTCACCCGGGACGGCATCGTCGCGGGCGCGGTCAGGGTTGTCGACGGAATCATCGCTTCCGTGGACCCGGGACCGAGCATGGTTGCCGAGGCCATGGATTTCGACGGGGACTATCTTTTGCCCGGCTTTGTGGAGCTGCACACCGACAACCTCGAACAGGAGCTGGAACCCAGACCCGGCGTATTCTGGCCCGACACCCTCTCCTCCGTGCTGGCCCACGACGCCAAAATGGTCGGCGCGGGCATCACCACGGTGCTCGATGCCGTGTCGCTGGGCGAATACCACGACGGCCCCAAGCGCACCGCCATCCTCGACATGAGCCTGCGAGCCCTGCGCAAGGCCCGGTCCGCCGGAGTGCTCAAGGCGGACCACAAGCTCCACCTGCGCTGCGAATACTCGGACCCCAAGGTCCTCGACATGTTCATGCCGCATCTGGACGACGACGTGCTCATGCTCGTCTCCCTCATGGATCACACTCCGGGGCAGCGGCAGTTCACCGACACGGACAAGTACCGCCAATACTACAAAAAGGGGTGGAGCGACGAGGAGTTCGCCGAGATTTCCGACCGGCTCGTCGCCACCCAGTGGGCCTGCGCCGCAGAGAACCGGCGGGCCATTGTCGAACTGTGCCGCCAGCGCGGGATTCCCCTGGCCAGCCACGACGACACCACGGCCGGACACATCGAAGAGGCGGTGCGCGAAAATATCGCCATCTCCGAGTTTCCGACCACCCGGCTGGCTGCCGAACTGGCCCGCAAGGCAGGAATCAGCATCGTCATGGGCGGACCCAACGTGGTCCGGGGCGGCTCGCACTCGGGCAACGTGGCCGCTCACGATCTGGCGGCCGAGGGACTGCTCGACATCCTCTCGTCGGACTATGTGCCCGGCAGTCTCGTGTGCGCGGCCTTTGCCCTGCATCGGCGGCAAGGCATCGCGCTCCCCGAGGCCGTGGCCATGATCAGCCTCAACCCGGCCACGGTCATCGGCCTTGGCGACCGGGGAGAGATCGCCCCGGGCAAGCGTGCCGACCTGGTTCGCGTCCGGGAGATAGAGGGAGTGCCCGCCGTGTTACAGACCTGGGCGGGCGGTACGGCAAAACCCTTCGGAATCATGAAAAAAAATGCGGCGTGA
- the phnL gene encoding phosphonate C-P lyase system protein PhnL: protein MTICISVRNLRKTFTLHTQGGTVIPVFAGLDLDVRAGECVALSGSSGAGKSSLICSLYGNYTAQGGNILIRHQGRIVDMASAQPREIMDVRRQTMGYVSQFLRVVPRVAARDVVAEPLATLTGDPEAARDKAEWLLARLNIPRTLWSLPPATFSGGERQRVNIARGFCVDYPVLLLDEPTASLDARNRQVVVQLIREAKTRGAAVVGIFHDEEVRDLVSDTVFAMHGFKEAA, encoded by the coding sequence ATGACCATTTGCATCTCCGTGAGAAATCTCCGCAAGACCTTCACCCTGCACACACAGGGCGGCACGGTCATCCCGGTCTTCGCAGGACTCGATCTCGACGTGCGGGCCGGGGAATGCGTGGCCCTGAGCGGCTCCTCAGGGGCCGGAAAATCGTCGCTCATCTGTTCCCTGTACGGCAACTACACGGCCCAGGGAGGGAATATCCTGATCCGCCACCAGGGGCGCATTGTGGACATGGCCTCGGCCCAACCACGGGAGATCATGGATGTCCGCAGGCAGACAATGGGCTATGTAAGCCAGTTTCTGCGGGTGGTGCCCAGGGTTGCGGCCCGCGATGTGGTGGCCGAGCCCCTGGCTACGCTGACCGGCGACCCGGAGGCGGCCAGGGACAAGGCCGAGTGGCTGCTTGCCCGGCTGAACATCCCGCGCACCCTGTGGTCCCTGCCGCCCGCCACCTTTTCCGGCGGCGAACGGCAGCGGGTCAACATCGCACGCGGATTCTGCGTGGATTACCCGGTCCTGCTCCTGGACGAGCCCACGGCATCCCTTGATGCCCGGAACCGCCAGGTGGTGGTCCAGCTCATCCGCGAGGCCAAGACCAGGGGCGCGGCGGTGGTCGGCATCTTCCACGACGAGGAGGTGCGCGATCTGGTTTCGGACACGGTGTTTGCAATGCACGGTTTCAAGGAGGCTGCCTGA